One genomic segment of Hordeum vulgare subsp. vulgare chromosome 2H, MorexV3_pseudomolecules_assembly, whole genome shotgun sequence includes these proteins:
- the LOC123431434 gene encoding uncharacterized protein K02A2.6-like, with protein sequence KPTSARKTIPLVWPFAVWGLETVGPFKTGQGGYTHLLVAVDKFTKWIEAKPIKKLDASTAVKFVRDIISRFGVPHSIITDNGTNFDSDRFKGFCASQGIRVDFASVAHPQSNGQAERANGLILQGLKPRLLREVGHAAGAWVTELPSLLWGLRTTPNRSTGRSPFFLVYGAEVVLPSDLLHNAPRVELFSEAEAEQARQDGVDLLEEEREMALTRSTIYQQDLRRFHARHVRSRTFQAGDLVLRVDQQRPHKLA encoded by the coding sequence aagccaacatctgcgcgaaagacaatcccacttgtgtggccatttgccgtTTGGGGATTAgaaacagtcggaccattcaaaacaggccaaggaggctacacacatctgttggtggcagtcgacaagtttacaaaatggatagaagccaagcccatcaagaaactcgacgcctccacagccgttaagtttgtcagggacatcatctccagattcggagtgcctcacagcataatcacggacaatgggacaaacttcgactcagacagattcaaaggtttctgtgcgagtcagggtatccgagtggattttgcttccgtagcacatccgcaatccaatggacaagctgagcgtgcgaatggacttatccttcaaggtttgaagcctcgactcttgcgagaggtaggacatgctgctggtgcatgggtcaccgagttaccttcattactttggggcctccgcaccactccaaaccgatcaacggggcgatcgccgttcttcctcgtctatggagcagaagtggtccttccgagtgacctgcttcacaatgccccgcgagtcgaactcttctccgaagccgaagcggaacaagcaaggcaagatggagtcgatcttctggaggaggaacgcgagatggcactcactcgttcaacaatttaccaacaagatctgcgacgctttcatgcacgtcatgtcaggagccgcacgttccaagcaggcgatttagtgctccgagtggatcaacaaagaccccacaagttggct